One stretch of Armigeres subalbatus isolate Guangzhou_Male chromosome 2, GZ_Asu_2, whole genome shotgun sequence DNA includes these proteins:
- the LOC134212353 gene encoding GTP-binding protein 10 homolog, with product MVLLQNLLLGSVKKSTRSHLRGKFLDSLRLAVKGGHGGNGLPKYGGVGGQGGAVYFVAKEGKTLKDVVQKYRAKKIFAGNGEESSKNRILGRRGLDEQVQVPVGIRVLEDGGSLIAELDEEGKTCLAAGGGSGGCAGNSFLGKTGQTRTLKLDLKLIADVGLVGFPNAGKSTLVKALSNASPKIASYPFTTIRPQIGTIDYEDYRQITIADLPGLIEGAHANFGMGHKFLKHVERTRLLLIIVDVFGFQLSQSHRKRNCLENIYALNKELELYDKTLLEKPCVLLVNKMDKEGAVEEICKYDKYFGNLEDGIQHCPEELIPKQLVSFDRIIPISAKCITEIDKVKHAIREVLDARAEERLHNEARDSANLEGLRGKLREKGPKVG from the exons ATGGTTCTTTTACAAAATCTTCTCCTGGGATCTGTGAAAAAA TCTACGCGGAGTCATTTACGCGGTAAGTTTCTGGACAGTTTGAGACTCGCTGTCAAGGGCGGTCACGGTGGCAACGGTTTACCCAAGTATGGTGGCGTAGGAGGACAAGGAGGAGCGGTTTACTTCGTGGCCAAGGAAGGCAAGACACTGAAGGATGTCGTTCAAAAGTATCGCGCCAAGAAGATCTTCGCCGGCAATGGAGAGGAAAGCAGCAAGAATCGGATTTTGGGGCGCCGTGGATTGGACGAGCAGGTCCAAGTGCCTGTAGGTATACGGGTGCTAGAGGACGGAGGATCCCTCATCGCTGAACTGGATGAAGAGGGTAAGACGTGCTTGGCCGCTGGAGGTGGTAGCGGGGGTTGCGCTGGGAATTCGTTCCTAGGAAAGACTGGACAAACGAGAACTTTGAAGTTGGATCTAAAGTTAATTGCTGATGTAGGACTGGTTGGATTCCCAAACGCCGGGAAGAGCACTCTCGTTAAGGCACTCTCCAATGCTTCTCCAAAAATTGCATCTTATCCAT ttaCAACAATACGGCCACAAATCGGTACAATCGATTATGAAGACTACCGCCAAATAACAATAGCCGATTTGCCAGGGCTTATCGAGGGAGCGCACGCCAATTTTGGAATGGGACACAAGTTCCTGAAGCACGTGGAAAGAACGCGGCTGCTGTTAATCATAGTGGACGTTTTCGGTTTCCAGCTGAGCCAAAGTCATCGTAAGCGGAATTGTTTGGAAAACATCTACGCTTTAAACAAAGAATTGGAACTTTATGATAAAACGCTGCTCGAGAAGCCATGCGTACTCTTGGTGAACAAAATGGACAAAGAGGGTGCTGTCGAGGAAATTTGCAAATATGATAAATATTTTGGGAATTTGGAAG ATGGGATTCAACATTGTCCAGAAGAATTGATCCCAAAACAGCTCGTTAGTTTCGACCGGATAATACCAATTTCGGCAAAATGTATAACCGAAATCGATAAGGTGAAACATGCTATTAGGGAAGTTTTGGATGCAAGAGCGGAGGAACGATTACACAATGAAGCAAGGGATAGTGCCAATCTAGAAGGGCTTCGAGGGAAACTACGCGAAAAAGGCCCAAAAGTTGGCTGA
- the LOC134212352 gene encoding integrator complex subunit 11 yields MPEIKITPLGAGQDVGRSCILLSMGGKNIMLDCGMHMGYNDERRFPDFSFIVPEGPITNHIDCVIISHFHLDHCGALPYMTEMVGYTGPIYMTHPTKAIAPILLEDMRKVAVERKGESNFFTTQMIKDCMKKVIAVTLHQSVMVDSELEIKAYYAGHVLGAAMFWIKVGSQSVVYTGDYNMTPDRHLGAAWIDKCKPDLLITESTYATTIRDSKRCRERDFLKKVHECVAKGGKVLIPVFALGRAQELCILLETYWERMNLKYPIYFAVGLTEKANNYYKMFITWTNQKIRKTFVHRNMFEFKHIKPFDKGYIDNPGAMVVFATPGMLHAGLSLQIFKKWAPNENNMVIMPGYCVQGTVGHKILGGAKKVEFENRQVVEVKMSVEYMSFSAHADAKGIMQLIQYCEPMNVMLVHGEAVKMEFLKEKIKEEFHIECYTPANGETCVISTPIKIPVEASLSILKDEAKKYSAEPPDPKRRRFIHGMLVMKDNKISLMSIDEIFNEGGVNRHVIKFISKVKVADPGPILRTVEKLYNLLNERLSGWTVTMNENGTINVESVNIAIEGDESIAGTSGSASVPPPPPNAASPNKICSVSWINQDEDLGSYILGLLQSL; encoded by the exons ATGCCGGAGATCAAAATTACGCCTCTAGGGGCAGGTCAGGATGTGGGAAGGAGCTGCATTTTGCTGTCGATGGGTGGCAAGAACATTATGCTCGACTGTGGCATGCACATGGGATATAACGATGAACGGCGCTTCCCGGACTTCTCCTTCATAGTTCCAGAAGGACCAATTACAAACCACATTGACTGCGTCATAATTTCGCACTTCCATCTGGACCACTGCGGGGCGCTCCCATACATGACGGAAATGGTCGGCTACACGGGACCGATCTACATGACCCACCCGACGAAAGCTATTGCTCCGATCTTGCTGGAAGACATGCGAAAAGTGGCCGTGGAGAGAAAAGGCGAGAGCAACTTCTTCACTACCCAAATGATCAAGGATTGTATGAAGAAAGTGATCGCCGTTACACTGCACCAGAGCGTTATGGTGGACAGTGAGCTGGAAATCAAAGCGTACTACGCGGGACACGTCCTGGGGGCGGCTATGTTTTGGATTAAAGTCGGTTCCCAATCGGTCGTGTACACCGGTGATTACAATATGACTCCGGATCGACATTTGGGAGCGGCATGGATCGATAAATGCAAGCCCGATTTGCTGATAACGGAGAGTACGTATGCCACCACAATCCGAGACTCTAAGCGATGCCGAGAACGAGACTTTTTGAAAAAG GTACACGAATGTGTTGCTAAAGGAGGGAAGGTGCTGATTCCGGTTTTTGCATTAGGACGAGCCCAGGAGTTATGCATTTTATTGGAAACCTACTGGGAACGAATGAACCTCAAATACCCGATTTATTTTGCTGTGGGATTGACAGAGAAGGCCAATAACTATTACAAAATGTTTATTACTTGGACTAATCAGAAGATCCGTAAAACTTTCGTACACCGCAATATGTTTGAATTTAAGCATATCAAACCATTCGACAAGGGTTACATTGATAATCCGGGTGCAATGGTAGTCTTTGCAACACCCGGAATGCTCCACGCCGGCCTCTCGCTGCAGATTTTTAAGAAGTGGGCGCCGAATGAGAATAATATGGTGATTATGCCCGGATATTGCGTTCAGGGAACGGTTGGACATAAGATTCTGGGAGGTGCTAAAAAGGTTGAGTTTGAAAATCGTCAGGTGGTTGAAGTGAAAATGTCTGTTGAATACATGAGCTTCAGTGCACATGCCGATGCAAAGGGGATCATGCAGCTCATCCAATATTGTGAACCTATGAACGTGATGCTGGTTCACGGAGAAGCGGTGAagatggaatttttgaaggaaaaaattaaAGAGGAATTTCACATCGAATGTTACACACCGGCGAATGGCGAAACCTGTGTGATAAGTACACCGATCAAGATTCCAGTTGAAGCCTCGCTGTCTATTCTGAAGGACGAAGCCAAAAAGTATAGTGCAGAGCCACCAGATCCAAAAAGGAGGCGTTTCATTCACGGCATGCTGGTAATGAAAGATAACAAAATCTCACTGATGAGCATCGATGAAATCTTCAACGAAGGTGGAGTTAATCGCCATGTTATCAA GTTCATTTCGAAAGTCAAAGTCGCCGATCCAGGCCCTATCTTGCGGACAGTTGAGAAGTTGTACAATCTGCTGAACGAGCGACTGTCGGGATGGACCGTCACGATGAACGAGAACGGCACGATCAACGTGGAATCGGTCAATATCGCAATCGAAGGTGACGAATCCATCGCTGGAACATCAGGATCAGCTTCCGTTCCTCCACCTCCACCGAACGCTGCAAGTCCAAATAAAATTTGCAGCGTGTCGTGGATTAACCAGGATGAGGACTTGGGCAGCTACATTCTTGGTTTACTGCAAAGTCTGTAA
- the LOC134212360 gene encoding general vesicular transport factor p115 isoform X2, translated as MNFLKSGLQTVLGSQEPGTLPTGAETVERLVERVSSSTLLEDRRDACRALRALSKKYRVEVGVQGFPALLQVMEMDRADAEIIGYCLDTLCHVTSREPFEEEADNPNITVNIGEQFTEIFIKSSENVTLVLNCLEEYDFRVRWSAIKLLTGLLANKPKEIQEIVLVSPMGVSKLMDLLIDSREVIRNDALLLLIQLTKGNANIQKIVAFENAFDRLFDVIKEEGSSDGGIVVEDCLLLMLNLLKNNPSNQQFFKEGSYIQRLAPMFVIPPEQEEIGMTPQKISNMLRMLQIVRALVSPSNSQQVVSSCQKAMRSSGLLEGLCNIIMGSGVSPDILTETINTVAEVIRGDVNNQEYFNSVMAPSNPPRPALIVLLMSMVNEKQPLPLRCAVLYCFQSYLYKNESGQNALVQTLLPSTSQVSSLTSVSLAHALLENPTQKEQLLRVLLATSVGSTPVSLLQQCTQLLQQANCKFQSKVALLMLLAVWLSHCQVAVKTFLSSPGSVAYLIAQIAANEHDDNEYLIQGMCAFLMGICIQFNDNSVQGSKREDLCQLLIKRIGLETYSAKLGEVSKHENYSRSAKQPQIRIRSSTDLLLDYEFCKLFKALESVITITVNGFGNGADNINELTLSQEASGLVGQYKDIIREQDSRLQNLQEQLKTVEFENMQLKTQLDQTQSSNAQLSDQNILLKAQLQAASDLQKSQQQSPFHLLPTQGENVNHQVEALESKLAALTVQQQDQHSKTSFVEAENRRLLNEMEQLRQRVNEAEKASIEGKNDLEKLQKDQEDLMELLTDQENKMRSYRQTLKNLGHKVEDDSEEDEPDVNSNENVHILQ; from the exons ATGAACTTTCTGAAAAGTGGTCTCCAAACGGTGCTGGGTTCGCAGGAACCCGGCACCCTTCCCACCGGTGCTGAAACC gtggaaAGACTGGTGGAGCGTGTCAGTTCATCAACGTTACTGGAAGACCGCCGAGATGCCTGTAGAGCCCTGAGAGCTTTGTCAAAGAAGTATCGCGTAGAAGTGGGCGTCCAAGGGTTCCCCGCATTGCTACAAGTAATGGAAATGGATCGAGCAGACGCGGAAATAATCGGATATTGTTTGGATACCTTGTGTCATGTCACATCAAGGGAACCATTCGAAGAAGAAGCTGATAATCCGAATATTACTGTAAACATTGGAGAACAGTTTACGGAAATATTCATCAAATCTAGCGAAAATGTGACGCTGGTCTTGAATTGTTTAGAAGAGTACGATTTCCGTGTTCGATGGTCAGCAATTAAGCTCCTGACCGGGTTGTTGGCGAACAAGCCCAAAGAGATTCAGGAGATTGTATTGGTCAGTCCGATGGGGGTTTCGAAGTTGATGGATTTGCTGATTGACAGTCGAGAGGTGATAAGAAATGATGCTCTTTTGCTACTGATCCAACTTACGAAAGGAAACGCAAACATCCAGAAAATTGTGGCGTTCGAAAATGCATTCGATAGATTATTTGATGTAATTAAAGAGGAAGGTAGCTCGGATGGCGGAATAGTAGTAGAAGATTGCTTACTATTGATGCTAAACTTACTGAAAAATAATCCGAGCAACCAACAATTCTTTAAGGAAGGATCTTATATTCAGAGACTTGCGCCAATGTTTGTGATACCACCCGAGCAGGAGGAAATTGGTATGACACCGCAAAAAATATCAAACATGTTGCGCATGTTACAAATAGTGAGAGCTTTGGTAAGTCCCAGCAATTCTCAGCAAGTCGTATCCTCTTGTCAGAAAGCTATGCGCAGCTCTGGACTTTTGGAGGGGCTTTGCAACATCATCATGGGTAGCGGTGTATCTCCCGATATTTTGACGGAAACGATCAACACCGTTGCAGAAGTAATTCGAGGGGATGTAAACAACCAGGAGTATTTCAATTCTGTTATGGCTCCCAGTAATCCACCACGGCCCGCCCTCATCGTTCTGCTGATGTCTATGGTTAACGAGAAACAGCCATTGCCATTACGTTGCGCCGTACTTTACTGCTTCCAGAGTTATCTTTACAAAAACGAATCCGGTCAAAATGCACTGGTGCAGACATTGTTACCCTCCACATCACAAGTATCGTCTCTCACCTCTG TTTCCTTAGCGCACGCTCTGTTGGAGAATCCAACCCAGAAGGAACAACTTCTTCGTGTTCTACTAGCCACATCGGTGGGCAGCACTCCAGTGTCGCTTCTCCAGCAGTGTACGCAATTGTTACAACAGGCCAACTGTAAATTTCAGAGTAAGGTCGCTCTACTGATGCTTTTGGCAGTTTGGCTAAGTCATTGCCAGGTTGCCGTTAAAACGTTTCTGTCATCACCGGGAAGCGTGGCCTATCTAATTGCACAAATAGCTGCCAACGAGCACGATGATAACGAGTATCTAATTCAGGGAATGTGCGCCTTTTTGATGGGAATTTGCATTCAGTTCAACGATAATAGCGTGCAGGGCAGCAAAAGGGAAGACCTCTGCCAGCTACTAATCAAACGCATCGGATTGGAAACGTACAGCGCCAAGTTAGGAGAAGTCTCCAAGCATGAAAACTACAGCCGTTCTGCAAAACAGCCCCAAATCAGAATACGATCTAGCACGGATTTGCTATTGGATTACGAGTTTTGCAAATTGTTCAAAGCACTGGAAT CTGTCATCACTATTACGGTGAATGGCTTCGGGAACGGAGCGGACAATATCAACGAGCTAACGCTCAGCCAAGAAGCGTCTGGTCTGGTTGGACAGTATAAAGATATTATACGAGAACAGGATAGCCGCTTACAAAATCTGCAAGAGCAACTGAAAACCgttgaatttgaaaatatgcAACTAAAG ACACAACTTGATCAAACACAGAGCTCCAACGCCCAGTTATCTGATCAAAACATTCTGCTTAAAGCTCAGCTGCAAGCAGCGTCGGATCTACAAAAAAGCCAACAACAGTCTCCATTCCATCTGCTTCCCACTCAAGGCGAAAATGTGAATCATCAGGTGGAGGCCCTCGAGAGCAAGCTGGCGGCTCTAACAGTTCAGCAGCAGGATCAACACTCGAAAACTAGTTTCGTTGAAGCGGAGAATAGACGACTACTGAACGAAATGGAGCAGCTAAGGCAGCGAGTCAACGAAGCGGAAAAAGCATCGATAGAGGGTAAAAATGATCTTGAAAAACTGCAGAAAGATCAGGAAGATTTGATGGAGCTACTCACCGACCAGGAGAATAAGATGAGGAGCTATAGGCAGACATTGAAGAACCTTGGGCATAAAGTTGAAGACGACAGTGAAGAGGACGAACCAGATGTTAATAGTAATGAAAACGTTCATATATTGCAATAA
- the LOC134212360 gene encoding general vesicular transport factor p115 isoform X1, with translation MNFLKSGLQTVLGSQEPGTLPTGAETVERLVERVSSSTLLEDRRDACRALRALSKKYRVEVGVQGFPALLQVMEMDRADAEIIGYCLDTLCHVTSREPFEEEADNPNITVNIGEQFTEIFIKSSENVTLVLNCLEEYDFRVRWSAIKLLTGLLANKPKEIQEIVLVSPMGVSKLMDLLIDSREVIRNDALLLLIQLTKGNANIQKIVAFENAFDRLFDVIKEEGSSDGGIVVEDCLLLMLNLLKNNPSNQQFFKEGSYIQRLAPMFVIPPEQEEIGMTPQKISNMLRMLQIVRALVSPSNSQQVVSSCQKAMRSSGLLEGLCNIIMGSGVSPDILTETINTVAEVIRGDVNNQEYFNSVMAPSNPPRPALIVLLMSMVNEKQPLPLRCAVLYCFQSYLYKNESGQNALVQTLLPSTSQVSSLTSGQLLCGGLFSTDPLSNWFSAVSLAHALLENPTQKEQLLRVLLATSVGSTPVSLLQQCTQLLQQANCKFQSKVALLMLLAVWLSHCQVAVKTFLSSPGSVAYLIAQIAANEHDDNEYLIQGMCAFLMGICIQFNDNSVQGSKREDLCQLLIKRIGLETYSAKLGEVSKHENYSRSAKQPQIRIRSSTDLLLDYEFCKLFKALESVITITVNGFGNGADNINELTLSQEASGLVGQYKDIIREQDSRLQNLQEQLKTVEFENMQLKTQLDQTQSSNAQLSDQNILLKAQLQAASDLQKSQQQSPFHLLPTQGENVNHQVEALESKLAALTVQQQDQHSKTSFVEAENRRLLNEMEQLRQRVNEAEKASIEGKNDLEKLQKDQEDLMELLTDQENKMRSYRQTLKNLGHKVEDDSEEDEPDVNSNENVHILQ, from the exons ATGAACTTTCTGAAAAGTGGTCTCCAAACGGTGCTGGGTTCGCAGGAACCCGGCACCCTTCCCACCGGTGCTGAAACC gtggaaAGACTGGTGGAGCGTGTCAGTTCATCAACGTTACTGGAAGACCGCCGAGATGCCTGTAGAGCCCTGAGAGCTTTGTCAAAGAAGTATCGCGTAGAAGTGGGCGTCCAAGGGTTCCCCGCATTGCTACAAGTAATGGAAATGGATCGAGCAGACGCGGAAATAATCGGATATTGTTTGGATACCTTGTGTCATGTCACATCAAGGGAACCATTCGAAGAAGAAGCTGATAATCCGAATATTACTGTAAACATTGGAGAACAGTTTACGGAAATATTCATCAAATCTAGCGAAAATGTGACGCTGGTCTTGAATTGTTTAGAAGAGTACGATTTCCGTGTTCGATGGTCAGCAATTAAGCTCCTGACCGGGTTGTTGGCGAACAAGCCCAAAGAGATTCAGGAGATTGTATTGGTCAGTCCGATGGGGGTTTCGAAGTTGATGGATTTGCTGATTGACAGTCGAGAGGTGATAAGAAATGATGCTCTTTTGCTACTGATCCAACTTACGAAAGGAAACGCAAACATCCAGAAAATTGTGGCGTTCGAAAATGCATTCGATAGATTATTTGATGTAATTAAAGAGGAAGGTAGCTCGGATGGCGGAATAGTAGTAGAAGATTGCTTACTATTGATGCTAAACTTACTGAAAAATAATCCGAGCAACCAACAATTCTTTAAGGAAGGATCTTATATTCAGAGACTTGCGCCAATGTTTGTGATACCACCCGAGCAGGAGGAAATTGGTATGACACCGCAAAAAATATCAAACATGTTGCGCATGTTACAAATAGTGAGAGCTTTGGTAAGTCCCAGCAATTCTCAGCAAGTCGTATCCTCTTGTCAGAAAGCTATGCGCAGCTCTGGACTTTTGGAGGGGCTTTGCAACATCATCATGGGTAGCGGTGTATCTCCCGATATTTTGACGGAAACGATCAACACCGTTGCAGAAGTAATTCGAGGGGATGTAAACAACCAGGAGTATTTCAATTCTGTTATGGCTCCCAGTAATCCACCACGGCCCGCCCTCATCGTTCTGCTGATGTCTATGGTTAACGAGAAACAGCCATTGCCATTACGTTGCGCCGTACTTTACTGCTTCCAGAGTTATCTTTACAAAAACGAATCCGGTCAAAATGCACTGGTGCAGACATTGTTACCCTCCACATCACAAGTATCGTCTCTCACCTCTGGTCAGTTGTTGTGTGGAGGACTTTTTAGCACCGATCCTCTTTCTAACTGGTTTTCCGCAGTTTCCTTAGCGCACGCTCTGTTGGAGAATCCAACCCAGAAGGAACAACTTCTTCGTGTTCTACTAGCCACATCGGTGGGCAGCACTCCAGTGTCGCTTCTCCAGCAGTGTACGCAATTGTTACAACAGGCCAACTGTAAATTTCAGAGTAAGGTCGCTCTACTGATGCTTTTGGCAGTTTGGCTAAGTCATTGCCAGGTTGCCGTTAAAACGTTTCTGTCATCACCGGGAAGCGTGGCCTATCTAATTGCACAAATAGCTGCCAACGAGCACGATGATAACGAGTATCTAATTCAGGGAATGTGCGCCTTTTTGATGGGAATTTGCATTCAGTTCAACGATAATAGCGTGCAGGGCAGCAAAAGGGAAGACCTCTGCCAGCTACTAATCAAACGCATCGGATTGGAAACGTACAGCGCCAAGTTAGGAGAAGTCTCCAAGCATGAAAACTACAGCCGTTCTGCAAAACAGCCCCAAATCAGAATACGATCTAGCACGGATTTGCTATTGGATTACGAGTTTTGCAAATTGTTCAAAGCACTGGAAT CTGTCATCACTATTACGGTGAATGGCTTCGGGAACGGAGCGGACAATATCAACGAGCTAACGCTCAGCCAAGAAGCGTCTGGTCTGGTTGGACAGTATAAAGATATTATACGAGAACAGGATAGCCGCTTACAAAATCTGCAAGAGCAACTGAAAACCgttgaatttgaaaatatgcAACTAAAG ACACAACTTGATCAAACACAGAGCTCCAACGCCCAGTTATCTGATCAAAACATTCTGCTTAAAGCTCAGCTGCAAGCAGCGTCGGATCTACAAAAAAGCCAACAACAGTCTCCATTCCATCTGCTTCCCACTCAAGGCGAAAATGTGAATCATCAGGTGGAGGCCCTCGAGAGCAAGCTGGCGGCTCTAACAGTTCAGCAGCAGGATCAACACTCGAAAACTAGTTTCGTTGAAGCGGAGAATAGACGACTACTGAACGAAATGGAGCAGCTAAGGCAGCGAGTCAACGAAGCGGAAAAAGCATCGATAGAGGGTAAAAATGATCTTGAAAAACTGCAGAAAGATCAGGAAGATTTGATGGAGCTACTCACCGACCAGGAGAATAAGATGAGGAGCTATAGGCAGACATTGAAGAACCTTGGGCATAAAGTTGAAGACGACAGTGAAGAGGACGAACCAGATGTTAATAGTAATGAAAACGTTCATATATTGCAATAA